One Pseudomonas entomophila genomic window carries:
- a CDS encoding BRO-N domain-containing protein: protein MIRYSSTLFTRHNRPLHPLWLESQAWFCAHELGRLTGRFFDEHCIRKLDPDQHRTVQLLRYGQYSETTMVSESGAYTLLAHHHIPENRHLRHWLTHEVVAVLRDGQDSALEDLPRLGRMCWPGGHTASLLYWQSEPWVRMRDMPVVMAAEKPVVVPERRKLSWKECAQRALRLHGVGD, encoded by the coding sequence ATGATTCGCTACTCCTCCACCCTCTTCACCCGCCACAACCGCCCCCTCCACCCCCTCTGGCTCGAATCCCAAGCCTGGTTCTGCGCCCACGAACTCGGCCGGCTGACCGGGCGCTTCTTCGACGAACACTGCATCCGCAAGCTCGACCCGGACCAGCATCGCACCGTGCAGCTGCTGCGCTACGGCCAGTACAGCGAGACCACGATGGTCAGCGAGTCCGGTGCCTATACCCTGCTGGCCCATCATCACATTCCGGAAAACCGCCACCTGCGCCACTGGCTGACCCATGAGGTGGTGGCGGTGCTGCGCGATGGGCAGGACTCGGCGCTGGAAGACCTGCCGCGCCTGGGCAGGATGTGCTGGCCGGGTGGGCATACGGCGAGTCTGTTGTATTGGCAGAGTGAACCTTGGGTACGAATGCGGGATATGCCGGTGGTGATGGCAGCGGAGAAGCCCGTGGTGGTGCCCGAGCGGCGCAAGCTGAGCTGGAAGGAATGTGCGCAGCGGGCGTTGCGGTTGCATGGGGTGGGGGATTGA
- a CDS encoding IS256 family transposase, translating to MPTKKKPLRDLPKIPKELLEQFGEGLMTAEAIEDASAAFKKALIERALHAELGHHLGYPPGAQRPEDETNQRNGKSGKTVLTGDGPLRLEIPRDRDGSFSPILIPKHERRYTGFDDKIIAMYARGMTVREIRAFLSEQYGTEVSPDFISSVTDEVMDEIGAWQQRPLEPMYPVIFFDALRVKIREEGLVRNKAIYLALGVLPDGTRDILGIWIENTEGAKFWMKVFNDLKTRGVEDVLIAVTDGLKGMPEALSAVFPETTLQTCIVHLIRNSLDFAAWDKRRALAKELKPIYQAINAEAAEQALDEFENGPWGEKYPTVVAAWRRAWDRVIPFFVFPPAIRKVIYTTNAIESINAQLRKVIKTRGHFPNDDAATKLIWLGLRNITANWGKPAHDWKSAMNQFAILYGDRFIRPTW from the coding sequence AAGAGCTGCTGGAGCAGTTCGGTGAGGGCCTGATGACCGCAGAAGCTATCGAGGATGCCTCTGCGGCGTTCAAGAAGGCCCTGATCGAACGCGCTCTGCATGCCGAGCTTGGCCACCACCTGGGCTATCCGCCGGGCGCGCAGCGCCCAGAGGATGAAACCAACCAGCGTAACGGCAAGAGTGGCAAGACGGTTTTAACGGGGGATGGCCCACTGCGGCTGGAAATTCCTCGCGATCGAGACGGCAGTTTTTCGCCCATTCTGATCCCCAAGCACGAGCGGCGGTACACCGGTTTCGATGACAAGATCATCGCCATGTACGCCCGTGGAATGACGGTCAGAGAGATCCGAGCCTTTTTGTCCGAGCAGTATGGAACAGAGGTCTCACCCGACTTCATCAGCTCTGTGACAGACGAGGTCATGGACGAGATTGGCGCGTGGCAACAGCGGCCACTGGAGCCGATGTACCCGGTCATTTTCTTCGATGCACTGCGGGTGAAGATCCGCGAAGAGGGCCTGGTGCGCAACAAGGCCATTTACCTGGCCCTGGGCGTCCTCCCCGACGGGACGCGGGATATCCTGGGCATCTGGATCGAGAACACCGAGGGCGCGAAGTTTTGGATGAAGGTCTTTAACGATCTCAAGACGCGCGGTGTCGAAGATGTGCTGATTGCCGTGACCGATGGCCTCAAAGGTATGCCAGAGGCTCTCAGTGCCGTGTTTCCAGAGACGACGTTGCAAACGTGCATCGTGCACCTGATCCGCAACAGCCTCGACTTCGCGGCCTGGGACAAGCGGCGGGCTCTGGCCAAGGAGCTGAAGCCGATTTACCAAGCCATTAATGCTGAAGCGGCTGAGCAAGCACTCGATGAGTTTGAGAACGGGCCGTGGGGCGAGAAATATCCAACGGTGGTGGCTGCCTGGAGACGCGCCTGGGATCGAGTGATTCCATTTTTCGTCTTCCCACCGGCCATCAGAAAGGTGATTTACACCACCAACGCCATCGAGAGCATCAACGCCCAGCTACGCAAGGTCATCAAGACTCGCGGGCATTTCCCGAATGATGACGCAGCGACCAAACTGATTTGGCTGGGATTGCGCAACATAACAGCCAATTGGGGAAAACCGGCCCATGATTGGAAAAGCGCGATGAATCAATTTGCGATTCTGTACGGAGATCGGTTCATCAGGCCGACCTGGTGA